The Triticum dicoccoides isolate Atlit2015 ecotype Zavitan chromosome 6A, WEW_v2.0, whole genome shotgun sequence genome has a window encoding:
- the LOC119317543 gene encoding polyamine transporter PUT1 isoform X3: MGEEGTEYRGLPGGAGAAPAPAPSPASLSIVPLIFIIFYEVSGGPFGIEDSVGAAGPLLAIAGFLALPVIWSVPEALITAELGTMFPENSGYVVWVASALGPYWGFQQGWMKWLSGVIDNALYPVLFLDYLKSGVPALGGGAPRTGAVLGLTALLTLLNYRGLTVVGWAAISLGVFSLLPFLVMGFISIPKLRPARWLEVDLHNVDWNLYLNTLFWNLNYWDSISTLSGEIRNPAKTLPKALFYAVIFVVVGYLYPLLTGTGAVPLDRGRWTDGYFADIAKVLGGAWLMWWMQAAAAMSNMGMFVAEMSSDSYQLLGMAERGMLPAFFATRSRYGTPLVGILFSASVVLLLSTMSFQEIVAAENFLYCFGMLLEFLSFVLLRVRRPDAPRPYRVPLGTAGCVAMLVPATALIVAVLALSTLKVALVSLGAVAVGLVLQPVLKFVEKKRWLRFSVNSDLPGIDVALQPAAPDEPLIV, from the coding sequence ATGGGCGAGGAAGGCACGGAGTACCGGGGCCTCCCTGGCGGCGCGGGCGCCGCGCCCGCGCCAGCGCCGTCGCCGGCGTCGCTCTCGATCGTGCcgctcatcttcatcatcttctacgAGGTCTCCGGCGGGCCGTTCGGGATCGAGGACAGCGTGGGCGCGGCGGGGCCGCTCCTCGCCATCGCGGGCTTCCTCGCCCTCCCCGTCATCTGGAGCGTCCCGGAGGCGCTCATCACGGCGGAGCTGGGCACCATGTTCCCGGAGAACAGCGGCTACGTCGTGTGGGTCGCCTCGGCGCTCGGCCCCTACTGGGGGTTCCAGCAGGGCTGGATGAAGTGGCTCAGCGGCGTCATCGACAACGCTCTCTACCCCGTCCTCTTCTTGGACTACCTCAAGTCCGGCGTCCCGGCGCTGGGCGGAGGCGCGCCCAGGACGGGCGCTGTCCTTGGGCTGACCGCGCTGCTGACGCTCCTCAACTACCGCGGGCTCACCGTCGTTGGCTGGGCTGCCATCAGCCTCGGGGTCTTCTCCCTCTTGCCTTTCCTCGTCATGGGCTTCATCTCCATCCCCAAGCTCCGGCCGGCGAGGTGGCTTGAGGTCGATCTCCACAACGTGGACTGGAACCTGTACCTGAACACTCTGTTCTGGAACCTCAACTACTGGGACTCGATCAGCACCTTGTCCGGCGAGATCAGGAACCCTGCCAAGACTCTGCCCAAGGCCCTGTTCTACGCGGTCATCTTCGTGGTCGTCGGCTACCTGTACCCTCTCCTCACCGGGACCGGCGCGGTGCCTCTGGACAGGGGGCGGTGGACGGACGGCTACTTCGCGGACATCGCGAAGGTGCTCGGCGGCGCGTGGCTGATGTGGTGgatgcaggcggcggcggcgatgtccaaCATGGGCATGTTCGTGGCGGAGATGAGCAGCGACTCGTACCAGCTCCTGGGCATGGCGGAGCGGGGCATGCTGCCGGCCTTCTTCGCGACCCGGTCGCGGTACGGGACCCCGCTGGTCGGCATCCTCTTCTCGGcctccgtcgtgctgctgctgtccACGATGAGCTTCCAGGAGATCGTGGCGGCCGAGAACTTCCTCTACTGCTTCGGCATGCTCCTCGAGTTCCTGTCGTTCGTCCTGCTGCGGGTGAGGCGGCCCGACGCCCCGCGGCCGTACAGGGTGCCGCTGGGCACAGCCGGGTGCGTGGCGATGCTGGTGCCCGCGACGGCGCTGATCGTGGCGGTGCTCGCGCTGTCGACGCTCAAGGTGGCGCTGGTGAGCCTCGGCGCCGTGGCTGTCGGGCTCGTGCTGCAGCCGGTGCTCAAGTTCGTGGAGAAGAAGCGGTGGCTCAGGTTCTCCGTCAACTCGGACCTCCCCGGCATCGACGTGGCGCTCCAGCCCGCCGCTCCCGACGAGCCGTTGATCGTGTAG
- the LOC119317543 gene encoding polyamine transporter PUT1 isoform X2: protein MGSVGPPEVALSSPPPPVVAAAAAAGAGSADGGQENGGPAAGAAPAMGEEGTEYRGLPGGAGAAPAPAPSPASLSIVPLIFIIFYEVSGGPFGIEDSVGAAGPLLAIAGFLALPVIWSVPEALITAELGTMFPENSGYVVWVASALGPYWGFQQGWMKWLSGVIDNALYPVLFLDYLKSGVPALGGGAPRTGAVLGLTALLTLLNYRGLTVVGWAAISLGVFSLLPFLVMGFISIPKLRPARWLEVDLHNVDWNLYLNTLFWNLNYWDSISTLSGEIRNPAKTLPKALFYAVIFVVVGYLYPLLTGTGAVPLDRGRWTDGYFADIAKVLGGAWLMWWMQAAAAMSNMGMFVAEMSSDSYQLLGMAERGMLPAFFATRSRYGTPLVGILFSASVVLLLSTMSFQEIVAAENFLYCFGMLLEFLSFVLLRVRRPDAPRPYRVPLGTAGCVAMLVPATALIVAVLALSTLKVALVSLGAVAVGLVLQPVLKFVEKKRWLRFSVNSDLPGIDVALQPAAPDEPLIV from the exons ATGGGGAGCGTCGGGCCGCCGGAGGTGGCGCTATCTAGCCCGCCGCCGCCGGTGGTGGCTGCAGCGGCGGCTGCTGGAGCGGGCTCTGCGGACGGAGGGCAGGAG AACGGCGGACCAGCGGCCGGCGCCGCACCGGCGATGGGCGAGGAAGGCACGGAGTACCGGGGCCTCCCTGGCGGCGCGGGCGCCGCGCCCGCGCCAGCGCCGTCGCCGGCGTCGCTCTCGATCGTGCcgctcatcttcatcatcttctacgAGGTCTCCGGCGGGCCGTTCGGGATCGAGGACAGCGTGGGCGCGGCGGGGCCGCTCCTCGCCATCGCGGGCTTCCTCGCCCTCCCCGTCATCTGGAGCGTCCCGGAGGCGCTCATCACGGCGGAGCTGGGCACCATGTTCCCGGAGAACAGCGGCTACGTCGTGTGGGTCGCCTCGGCGCTCGGCCCCTACTGGGGGTTCCAGCAGGGCTGGATGAAGTGGCTCAGCGGCGTCATCGACAACGCTCTCTACCCCGTCCTCTTCTTGGACTACCTCAAGTCCGGCGTCCCGGCGCTGGGCGGAGGCGCGCCCAGGACGGGCGCTGTCCTTGGGCTGACCGCGCTGCTGACGCTCCTCAACTACCGCGGGCTCACCGTCGTTGGCTGGGCTGCCATCAGCCTCGGGGTCTTCTCCCTCTTGCCTTTCCTCGTCATGGGCTTCATCTCCATCCCCAAGCTCCGGCCGGCGAGGTGGCTTGAGGTCGATCTCCACAACGTGGACTGGAACCTGTACCTGAACACTCTGTTCTGGAACCTCAACTACTGGGACTCGATCAGCACCTTGTCCGGCGAGATCAGGAACCCTGCCAAGACTCTGCCCAAGGCCCTGTTCTACGCGGTCATCTTCGTGGTCGTCGGCTACCTGTACCCTCTCCTCACCGGGACCGGCGCGGTGCCTCTGGACAGGGGGCGGTGGACGGACGGCTACTTCGCGGACATCGCGAAGGTGCTCGGCGGCGCGTGGCTGATGTGGTGgatgcaggcggcggcggcgatgtccaaCATGGGCATGTTCGTGGCGGAGATGAGCAGCGACTCGTACCAGCTCCTGGGCATGGCGGAGCGGGGCATGCTGCCGGCCTTCTTCGCGACCCGGTCGCGGTACGGGACCCCGCTGGTCGGCATCCTCTTCTCGGcctccgtcgtgctgctgctgtccACGATGAGCTTCCAGGAGATCGTGGCGGCCGAGAACTTCCTCTACTGCTTCGGCATGCTCCTCGAGTTCCTGTCGTTCGTCCTGCTGCGGGTGAGGCGGCCCGACGCCCCGCGGCCGTACAGGGTGCCGCTGGGCACAGCCGGGTGCGTGGCGATGCTGGTGCCCGCGACGGCGCTGATCGTGGCGGTGCTCGCGCTGTCGACGCTCAAGGTGGCGCTGGTGAGCCTCGGCGCCGTGGCTGTCGGGCTCGTGCTGCAGCCGGTGCTCAAGTTCGTGGAGAAGAAGCGGTGGCTCAGGTTCTCCGTCAACTCGGACCTCCCCGGCATCGACGTGGCGCTCCAGCCCGCCGCTCCCGACGAGCCGTTGATCGTGTAG
- the LOC119317543 gene encoding polyamine transporter PUT1 isoform X1: protein MGSVGPPEVALSSPPPPVVAAAAAAGAGSADGGQEQKPAQNGGPAAGAAPAMGEEGTEYRGLPGGAGAAPAPAPSPASLSIVPLIFIIFYEVSGGPFGIEDSVGAAGPLLAIAGFLALPVIWSVPEALITAELGTMFPENSGYVVWVASALGPYWGFQQGWMKWLSGVIDNALYPVLFLDYLKSGVPALGGGAPRTGAVLGLTALLTLLNYRGLTVVGWAAISLGVFSLLPFLVMGFISIPKLRPARWLEVDLHNVDWNLYLNTLFWNLNYWDSISTLSGEIRNPAKTLPKALFYAVIFVVVGYLYPLLTGTGAVPLDRGRWTDGYFADIAKVLGGAWLMWWMQAAAAMSNMGMFVAEMSSDSYQLLGMAERGMLPAFFATRSRYGTPLVGILFSASVVLLLSTMSFQEIVAAENFLYCFGMLLEFLSFVLLRVRRPDAPRPYRVPLGTAGCVAMLVPATALIVAVLALSTLKVALVSLGAVAVGLVLQPVLKFVEKKRWLRFSVNSDLPGIDVALQPAAPDEPLIV from the exons ATGGGGAGCGTCGGGCCGCCGGAGGTGGCGCTATCTAGCCCGCCGCCGCCGGTGGTGGCTGCAGCGGCGGCTGCTGGAGCGGGCTCTGCGGACGGAGGGCAGGAG CAGAAGCCCGCCCAGAACGGCGGACCAGCGGCCGGCGCCGCACCGGCGATGGGCGAGGAAGGCACGGAGTACCGGGGCCTCCCTGGCGGCGCGGGCGCCGCGCCCGCGCCAGCGCCGTCGCCGGCGTCGCTCTCGATCGTGCcgctcatcttcatcatcttctacgAGGTCTCCGGCGGGCCGTTCGGGATCGAGGACAGCGTGGGCGCGGCGGGGCCGCTCCTCGCCATCGCGGGCTTCCTCGCCCTCCCCGTCATCTGGAGCGTCCCGGAGGCGCTCATCACGGCGGAGCTGGGCACCATGTTCCCGGAGAACAGCGGCTACGTCGTGTGGGTCGCCTCGGCGCTCGGCCCCTACTGGGGGTTCCAGCAGGGCTGGATGAAGTGGCTCAGCGGCGTCATCGACAACGCTCTCTACCCCGTCCTCTTCTTGGACTACCTCAAGTCCGGCGTCCCGGCGCTGGGCGGAGGCGCGCCCAGGACGGGCGCTGTCCTTGGGCTGACCGCGCTGCTGACGCTCCTCAACTACCGCGGGCTCACCGTCGTTGGCTGGGCTGCCATCAGCCTCGGGGTCTTCTCCCTCTTGCCTTTCCTCGTCATGGGCTTCATCTCCATCCCCAAGCTCCGGCCGGCGAGGTGGCTTGAGGTCGATCTCCACAACGTGGACTGGAACCTGTACCTGAACACTCTGTTCTGGAACCTCAACTACTGGGACTCGATCAGCACCTTGTCCGGCGAGATCAGGAACCCTGCCAAGACTCTGCCCAAGGCCCTGTTCTACGCGGTCATCTTCGTGGTCGTCGGCTACCTGTACCCTCTCCTCACCGGGACCGGCGCGGTGCCTCTGGACAGGGGGCGGTGGACGGACGGCTACTTCGCGGACATCGCGAAGGTGCTCGGCGGCGCGTGGCTGATGTGGTGgatgcaggcggcggcggcgatgtccaaCATGGGCATGTTCGTGGCGGAGATGAGCAGCGACTCGTACCAGCTCCTGGGCATGGCGGAGCGGGGCATGCTGCCGGCCTTCTTCGCGACCCGGTCGCGGTACGGGACCCCGCTGGTCGGCATCCTCTTCTCGGcctccgtcgtgctgctgctgtccACGATGAGCTTCCAGGAGATCGTGGCGGCCGAGAACTTCCTCTACTGCTTCGGCATGCTCCTCGAGTTCCTGTCGTTCGTCCTGCTGCGGGTGAGGCGGCCCGACGCCCCGCGGCCGTACAGGGTGCCGCTGGGCACAGCCGGGTGCGTGGCGATGCTGGTGCCCGCGACGGCGCTGATCGTGGCGGTGCTCGCGCTGTCGACGCTCAAGGTGGCGCTGGTGAGCCTCGGCGCCGTGGCTGTCGGGCTCGTGCTGCAGCCGGTGCTCAAGTTCGTGGAGAAGAAGCGGTGGCTCAGGTTCTCCGTCAACTCGGACCTCCCCGGCATCGACGTGGCGCTCCAGCCCGCCGCTCCCGACGAGCCGTTGATCGTGTAG